In the genome of Saprospira sp. CCB-QB6, one region contains:
- a CDS encoding isopentenyl-diphosphate delta-isomerase codes for MFEDQDKTAVSRKQDHIALAFSSQVAASSLDPRFSYEPLLSSHQEAALKEQDFLGKRFRAPLWVSSMTGGTDLAKTINENLARAAKQFGFGMGLGSCRGLLTDDRFLADFQMRPILGYDLPLYANLGIAQLEQLLDNNKTDLILRLIDKLQADGLIIHVNPFQEWLQPEGDRFRYAPIQTIERLLETLPQIPLIVKEVGQGMGKESLRQLLQLPLAALDFAASGGTNFALLELLRADLSLKTAYEPLTHIGHSAQQMLEFVNELVEELGDKLVCDQLIISGGIKNFLDGYYLCQKSKLPAVYGQASALLRHARGSYEDLELFLQQQIQGLELAHQYLRVLD; via the coding sequence TTGTTTGAAGACCAAGACAAAACCGCAGTAAGCCGTAAACAGGACCATATTGCCCTAGCTTTCTCCTCTCAGGTGGCCGCTAGTAGCCTTGATCCTCGCTTTAGCTATGAACCGCTATTATCTAGCCATCAAGAAGCTGCTCTAAAGGAGCAAGACTTTTTGGGCAAGCGCTTTCGAGCCCCGCTTTGGGTCTCTAGTATGACAGGAGGTACCGATTTGGCCAAAACCATCAATGAGAACTTAGCTCGTGCAGCCAAGCAATTTGGCTTTGGAATGGGTCTTGGCAGCTGCAGAGGCCTTTTGACAGATGACCGCTTTTTGGCTGATTTTCAAATGCGCCCTATTTTGGGCTATGATCTTCCACTTTATGCCAACCTTGGCATTGCCCAGCTAGAACAGCTACTCGATAATAATAAGACGGATCTTATTCTTCGCCTTATTGATAAACTCCAAGCGGATGGTCTTATCATACATGTTAACCCTTTTCAAGAATGGTTGCAACCTGAAGGCGATCGCTTCCGTTATGCTCCTATACAAACTATAGAGCGCCTACTTGAAACCTTACCACAAATTCCACTCATTGTGAAAGAAGTTGGTCAAGGAATGGGTAAAGAGAGTTTAAGACAACTTTTGCAGCTCCCCTTAGCCGCTTTAGATTTTGCTGCCAGTGGCGGCACCAATTTTGCTTTGCTAGAACTTCTTCGAGCCGACCTAAGCCTAAAAACAGCCTACGAGCCCTTGACGCATATTGGCCACTCGGCCCAGCAAATGCTCGAATTTGTCAATGAACTAGTCGAAGAACTAGGCGATAAATTAGTCTGCGATCAGTTAATCATCTCTGGAGGCATAAAAAACTTTCTTGACGGTTACTATCTTTGCCAAAAGTCTAAACTCCCCGCCGTTTATGGTCAAGCTTCAGCCCTACTCCGACATGCTCGCGGTAGCTATGAAGATTTAGAGCTCTTTTTGCAACAACAAATTCAAGGGCTAGAATTAGCCCATCAGTATTTGCGGGTGCTAGACTAA
- a CDS encoding sodium:solute symporter family protein codes for MMNYLFAGLPLLSVQSWTYILVGLTFSLYIFIAIWSRASSTKDFYVAGGGVSPLTNGAATAADWMSAASFISMAGLISFMGYDGGVYLMGWTGGYVLLALTIAPYLRKFGKFTVPDFIGDRYYSGTARLVAVLAAIIVSFTYVAGQMRGVGVVFSRFLETSIEWGVVIGMLIVFFYAVLGGMKGITYTQVAQYCVLIFAFMVPAIFIAIQMTGTPIPQLGFGGTLEDGTYLLDKLDTLHQDLGFHEYTSGKKSMIDVFAITCALMVGTAGLPHVIVRFFTVPDVRSARLSGGYALILIAILYTTAPAIAAFARTNLLQTVYNEDTKEHVEYKAMPDWFKKWEETGLVAWSDKNNDGRIQYVAGPAIKGKTPTFAEDNGANGERLVTNPDESSKNELYIDRDIMVLANPEIANLPNWVIALVAAGGLAAALSTAAGLLLVISTSIAHDLLKMQLMPNISEKGELLAARISAAFAVVVAGYFGINPPGFVAAVVALAFGLAAASFFPAIILGIFYKRMNKEGAIAGMVVGLGLMLYYMLNFKFNMFGPTTAEDWWFDISPEGFGTVAMVVNFIVSIVICQFTPAPPLEVQQIVEEIRIPSGAGEAQDH; via the coding sequence ATGATGAATTATCTATTTGCTGGCTTACCACTTTTATCGGTGCAAAGCTGGACCTATATCTTAGTCGGGCTGACTTTTAGCCTTTATATCTTTATCGCTATTTGGTCAAGAGCCTCTTCTACCAAAGACTTCTATGTAGCTGGCGGAGGTGTTTCGCCCCTCACCAACGGGGCCGCCACTGCTGCCGACTGGATGTCTGCCGCCTCATTTATCTCTATGGCGGGACTGATTTCCTTTATGGGCTATGATGGTGGGGTTTACCTCATGGGCTGGACCGGTGGATACGTGCTTTTGGCGCTGACCATTGCTCCTTACCTTCGTAAGTTTGGTAAGTTTACTGTACCCGATTTTATCGGAGATCGCTATTACTCTGGCACCGCTCGCTTGGTGGCTGTTTTGGCCGCTATCATTGTCTCTTTTACTTATGTAGCTGGACAAATGCGTGGGGTAGGGGTAGTTTTCTCTCGCTTTCTAGAAACCTCTATCGAATGGGGGGTAGTCATCGGGATGTTGATCGTATTTTTCTATGCCGTTTTGGGTGGTATGAAAGGAATTACCTACACGCAGGTAGCTCAATACTGTGTCTTGATTTTTGCCTTTATGGTGCCCGCTATCTTTATTGCGATCCAGATGACTGGAACGCCTATTCCCCAGCTTGGCTTTGGAGGAACACTAGAAGATGGCACTTATCTCTTAGATAAATTGGATACCCTGCATCAAGACCTCGGTTTTCATGAGTATACCTCGGGCAAAAAGAGCATGATTGACGTTTTTGCCATCACTTGTGCTCTGATGGTGGGTACTGCGGGACTCCCTCACGTAATCGTGCGCTTTTTTACCGTACCCGATGTGCGCTCAGCTCGCCTTTCTGGTGGTTATGCACTTATCTTGATCGCTATTCTATATACCACAGCTCCAGCCATTGCTGCTTTTGCTCGTACCAACCTCTTACAAACGGTCTATAATGAAGACACCAAAGAGCATGTAGAGTACAAAGCGATGCCCGACTGGTTCAAGAAGTGGGAAGAAACAGGCCTAGTGGCTTGGTCAGATAAAAACAATGATGGCCGTATTCAGTATGTTGCTGGTCCCGCCATCAAAGGCAAAACGCCTACTTTTGCCGAAGACAATGGCGCCAATGGCGAACGTCTAGTCACCAACCCTGATGAGTCAAGCAAAAACGAACTCTATATCGACCGCGATATTATGGTGTTGGCTAACCCTGAAATTGCCAACCTCCCGAACTGGGTGATTGCTTTGGTTGCTGCAGGGGGATTAGCCGCCGCTCTTTCTACGGCTGCAGGTCTACTGCTCGTAATTTCAACTTCTATTGCGCATGATTTGCTCAAAATGCAGCTTATGCCCAATATTTCTGAGAAAGGAGAGCTTTTGGCTGCTCGAATTAGTGCCGCCTTTGCGGTGGTAGTTGCCGGTTATTTCGGGATCAATCCTCCAGGCTTTGTGGCTGCAGTTGTTGCCTTGGCCTTTGGTTTGGCTGCCGCCTCTTTCTTCCCCGCCATTATTCTGGGGATCTTCTACAAACGAATGAACAAAGAAGGTGCAATCGCTGGTATGGTGGTCGGTTTAGGCCTTATGCTTTACTACATGCTCAACTTTAAGTTCAATATGTTTGGCCCCACTACTGCAGAAGATTGGTGGTTCGATATCTCACCCGAAGGCTTCGGAACCGTCGCCATGGTGGTCAACTTTATAGTATCTATCGTTATTTGCCAGTTTACTCCAGCGCCGCCGCTAGAAGTACAGCAAATTGTAGAAGAGATTCGCATTCCTTCTGGAGCAGGCGAAGCTCAAGATCACTAA
- a CDS encoding DUF4212 domain-containing protein, whose translation MEENNLQNKEAHEQKMKAYWRENLRYLLILLVIWFLASFGAGILFAPSLDSIRLGGFKLGFWFAQQGSIYVFVILVFAYVWLMNRLDKKYGLDK comes from the coding sequence ATGGAAGAGAACAACTTGCAAAATAAGGAGGCCCACGAACAGAAAATGAAGGCCTACTGGCGCGAGAACCTGCGCTACTTGCTCATTCTATTGGTCATTTGGTTTTTGGCTTCTTTTGGGGCTGGGATACTCTTTGCGCCAAGCCTAGATAGTATCCGCTTAGGGGGATTCAAACTTGGGTTCTGGTTTGCCCAACAAGGTTCTATTTATGTCTTTGTCATTTTGGTTTTTGCCTATGTCTGGTTGATGAACCGCCTAGACAAAAAGTATGGACTAGACAAATAA
- a CDS encoding DUF2158 domain-containing protein: MAEIGDVVLLKSGGPEMIIKNILTGSGSSREKAALLKGFKKGDVTCEFQTEDAKGNTKRTVQTFKAVCLKTPDGKFLAEVGAADDDDDDDDDW; encoded by the coding sequence ATGGCTGAAATAGGAGATGTGGTCCTCTTAAAATCTGGAGGTCCAGAAATGATCATCAAAAATATTTTGACGGGTAGTGGAAGCAGCCGAGAAAAGGCCGCTTTGCTAAAGGGATTCAAAAAAGGGGATGTGACCTGTGAGTTTCAGACCGAAGATGCCAAGGGAAATACCAAGCGAACGGTACAAACTTTTAAGGCTGTTTGTTTGAAAACCCCCGATGGTAAATTTTTGGCTGAAGTAGGTGCCGCAGATGATGACGACGATGATGACGACGACTGGTAG
- a CDS encoding tRNA1(Val) (adenine(37)-N6)-methyltransferase encodes MQDFQFKQFVVRQRLAAMKVGTDGTLLGAWANFSGQTILDVGSGTGLVALMLAQRFAAAQIDAIEINLQAAEEAEKNFAASPWAHRLALHAQSLQRYHSDQGYDLIVSNPPFYPEAQFSKALDQDRRQARSSLSLSFEALLANSLRLLAPSGQLAIILPTAQALYLNELAQQAGLFLYRRCDFISRLGKAPKRLLLQWGQMPIEKPQQQEIIMRQGPPDYAYADSYRLLLKDFLTIF; translated from the coding sequence ATGCAAGACTTTCAATTTAAGCAGTTTGTAGTACGTCAGCGTTTGGCGGCTATGAAAGTGGGGACTGATGGAACTTTATTAGGGGCTTGGGCTAATTTTTCGGGCCAAACTATTTTAGATGTTGGTTCTGGGACGGGTTTAGTGGCCTTGATGCTAGCGCAGCGTTTTGCAGCGGCTCAAATTGATGCTATAGAAATCAATCTACAGGCGGCAGAAGAGGCAGAAAAGAACTTTGCGGCTAGTCCTTGGGCTCATCGTTTGGCATTGCATGCGCAAAGTCTGCAAAGGTATCATTCCGATCAAGGCTATGATTTAATTGTCAGTAATCCGCCTTTTTATCCCGAAGCACAATTTTCTAAGGCGTTGGACCAAGACCGTCGGCAGGCTCGTTCTAGCTTAAGCTTGAGTTTTGAAGCCCTTTTGGCAAATAGTCTTCGGCTTTTGGCGCCATCGGGGCAATTGGCTATTATCTTACCTACAGCTCAGGCCCTTTATTTAAATGAATTGGCCCAGCAAGCGGGTTTGTTTCTATACCGTCGTTGCGATTTTATCAGCCGCTTGGGTAAGGCTCCCAAACGCCTACTTTTGCAATGGGGCCAAATGCCCATAGAAAAGCCCCAACAGCAAGAAATAATCATGCGTCAGGGCCCTCCAGATTATGCCTATGCCGATAGTTATCGGCTATTGTTGAAAGATTTTTTGACTATTTTTTAG
- a CDS encoding sporulation protein yields the protein MAEILERYPRLIVPGLGAFEWQYQSASLENKGQLLQPPSYSLIFNPELQEDPLKLLENKLVQKEFLPLEEAQQTIAHFVAEQAPLPVRAKDGLLPSLQATFKDQPILAQNYYPEINCQPILRQKSYLEKGVILEGRKKKSAKAWYAMAGLGLCLATALVTAPWWGPQPEANTTPMPSILPLVTEQQEAYFGLIQMQREQLKNEIAEEELSEALASGQMGIPLEEKIAEEQTSPLQTTSAGSLSSPLAQEEPTIAEKTPKEIQEEISPKHLDQKIVVIGVFQEDFNTERNKAELEAMGYKVQVKKLYTGLFRVAALVPAHPHSRFEQELSRIRQEVIAQAWVAEE from the coding sequence ATGGCTGAAATTCTAGAGCGCTACCCCCGCCTTATTGTTCCGGGTTTAGGTGCTTTTGAATGGCAATATCAATCTGCTAGTCTGGAGAATAAGGGCCAACTTTTACAGCCTCCTAGCTACAGCCTTATATTTAACCCCGAACTACAAGAAGATCCTCTAAAATTACTAGAAAATAAACTGGTCCAAAAGGAATTTTTGCCCCTTGAGGAAGCGCAACAAACTATTGCACATTTTGTAGCAGAGCAAGCCCCTTTACCTGTTCGGGCCAAAGATGGTTTACTCCCTAGTTTGCAGGCGACCTTTAAAGATCAGCCTATTTTGGCCCAAAATTACTATCCCGAAATTAACTGCCAACCCATTTTACGCCAAAAATCCTATTTGGAAAAAGGAGTTATTTTAGAGGGACGTAAAAAGAAAAGCGCTAAAGCTTGGTATGCTATGGCGGGCTTAGGCCTTTGTCTAGCCACGGCTTTAGTCACAGCTCCTTGGTGGGGCCCACAACCTGAGGCAAATACTACGCCTATGCCTTCTATTCTCCCTTTGGTTACAGAACAACAAGAAGCTTATTTTGGCTTGATTCAAATGCAGCGCGAACAGCTGAAGAATGAAATAGCTGAAGAAGAACTTTCTGAAGCTTTGGCTAGCGGCCAAATGGGAATTCCATTAGAAGAGAAGATCGCAGAGGAACAAACTTCTCCCTTACAAACTACTTCTGCAGGAAGCTTGAGTAGCCCTTTGGCCCAAGAAGAACCAACGATTGCCGAAAAAACGCCCAAAGAAATTCAAGAAGAAATTTCGCCTAAGCATTTGGATCAAAAGATTGTAGTTATTGGCGTTTTTCAAGAAGATTTTAATACCGAACGGAATAAAGCAGAGCTAGAAGCTATGGGCTACAAGGTCCAAGTGAAAAAGCTATACACGGGTCTTTTTCGTGTAGCAGCTTTGGTTCCTGCTCATCCACATAGCCGCTTTGAACAAGAGCTGAGTCGCATTCGCCAAGAGGTTATTGCTCAGGCTTGGGTAGCGGAGGAATAA
- a CDS encoding shikimate kinase, producing the protein MQKIILMGFMGAGKSYWGQKLAQALKHPFIDLDQYIEQQEGCSIPELFVQKGETYFRAKEKSYLLELLDQQEAFVLALGGGTPCQADILPLLLSSSTQLIFIDPPLAILQERLAQEAEGRPLLAQKKGPERQLFIEQFWTQRRPYYIQAPYHFSGNQLEELLALIPPLPKPEQ; encoded by the coding sequence ATGCAGAAAATCATTTTAATGGGCTTTATGGGCGCAGGCAAAAGCTATTGGGGCCAAAAATTGGCCCAAGCATTAAAACATCCATTTATTGATCTCGATCAGTATATAGAACAGCAAGAAGGCTGTAGTATTCCCGAATTATTTGTCCAAAAAGGCGAAACCTATTTTAGAGCTAAAGAGAAAAGCTATTTATTAGAGTTGTTGGACCAACAAGAGGCCTTTGTTTTAGCTTTGGGCGGGGGCACGCCCTGCCAAGCAGACATTCTCCCTCTTTTATTGAGTAGCTCCACCCAACTTATTTTTATAGACCCACCTTTAGCCATTTTACAGGAGCGTCTGGCCCAAGAGGCAGAAGGACGGCCCCTATTGGCCCAAAAAAAAGGTCCAGAACGGCAACTATTTATTGAGCAGTTCTGGACCCAAAGGCGCCCTTATTATATTCAGGCGCCTTATCACTTTAGTGGAAATCAATTAGAAGAGTTGTTGGCCCTTATTCCTCCGCTACCCAAGCCTGAGCAATAA
- a CDS encoding hydroxymethylglutaryl-CoA reductase, degradative gives MKNPKIVSGFSKKSKRGKLRWLVENFFKHPEEVARELKSFWYGDPQKQKIFDEFSENTITNFYMPYGVLPNLKINDEVYCVPMVIEESSVVAAASAAAKFWLNRGGFKTEILATKKVGQVHFDWKGKRKTLEALMPKIKELIHTETSHITANMRKRGGGILDIELLDMSDLEPNYFQLQMTFETCDSMGANFINSVLEESARSLKQFMSSQEQLPTAERELTIIMAILSNYTPECLVRASVECPIEELGNFCDGDMPAEEFARKFEKALNIARIDTYRATTHNKGIFNGIDAVVIATGNDFRAVEACGHAYAARDGKYRSLSFAECKDGIFKFWLDIPLAVGTVGGLTALHPMAKRSLELLGQPSAEELMQVIAATGLAQNFAAVRSLVTTGIQKGHMKMHLMNILNHLEATEKEVKEALVYFADKLVSFSSVREFIQLLRTTPEGMPLPLPIMIERKKS, from the coding sequence ATGAAAAATCCGAAGATAGTTTCTGGATTTTCTAAAAAATCTAAACGAGGAAAATTACGCTGGTTGGTCGAAAACTTTTTCAAACATCCCGAAGAAGTCGCCCGAGAGCTCAAAAGCTTTTGGTACGGAGACCCTCAAAAACAAAAGATATTTGATGAGTTCAGCGAAAACACCATCACTAACTTTTATATGCCTTATGGCGTGCTCCCCAATCTCAAAATTAACGATGAGGTTTATTGTGTGCCCATGGTTATCGAAGAAAGTTCGGTTGTAGCCGCTGCTTCTGCCGCAGCCAAGTTTTGGCTCAATCGGGGTGGATTCAAAACGGAGATTCTTGCCACAAAAAAGGTGGGCCAAGTTCATTTTGATTGGAAAGGTAAGCGCAAAACCCTAGAAGCGCTTATGCCCAAAATTAAAGAACTCATTCATACCGAAACCTCACATATTACCGCCAATATGCGCAAACGTGGCGGAGGAATTCTAGATATTGAATTGCTCGATATGAGCGATCTAGAGCCCAACTACTTCCAGCTACAAATGACTTTTGAGACCTGCGACTCGATGGGGGCCAACTTCATCAATTCTGTTTTGGAAGAATCTGCCCGCAGCCTCAAGCAATTTATGAGCAGCCAAGAGCAACTGCCTACAGCAGAAAGAGAACTGACCATTATTATGGCCATTTTGTCTAACTATACTCCAGAATGTCTCGTCCGCGCTAGCGTAGAATGCCCCATCGAAGAACTCGGCAATTTCTGCGATGGCGATATGCCCGCCGAAGAATTTGCCCGCAAATTTGAAAAGGCCCTCAATATCGCTCGCATAGATACCTACAGAGCTACCACCCACAATAAAGGCATCTTTAATGGAATTGATGCCGTGGTTATTGCCACAGGCAACGACTTTAGAGCCGTAGAAGCCTGCGGTCACGCCTATGCCGCCCGCGATGGGAAATACCGCTCACTCTCTTTTGCCGAATGCAAAGATGGCATCTTCAAGTTTTGGCTAGATATTCCCTTGGCCGTGGGTACAGTTGGTGGACTCACCGCCCTACACCCTATGGCCAAACGCTCTCTAGAACTACTCGGCCAACCTTCTGCCGAGGAACTCATGCAGGTTATTGCAGCTACTGGCCTAGCCCAAAACTTTGCCGCCGTTCGTTCTCTAGTGACTACAGGGATCCAAAAGGGCCACATGAAAATGCACCTGATGAATATTCTCAATCACCTAGAAGCTACCGAAAAAGAGGTCAAAGAAGCTTTGGTTTACTTTGCCGATAAATTGGTCTCTTTCAGCTCTGTCCGAGAGTTTATCCAACTTTTGCGCACTACACCTGAAGGAATGCCCCTGCCACTTCCTATCATGATTGAGCGAAAAAAATCTTAA
- a CDS encoding pentapeptide repeat-containing protein gives MSQFEQFRRLAQEIKAEPALSLLSFECFEPVDPSKLTQLETEKGLNLPPELKAFYLQSNGLQLRWAFKNNHLAGPKGLQAWNYPQQAFREEEGSFFLLPLEQLLAPSPYLKELLRPQEVIQFAGQAISLADFYGQMYPLDAFSSYCIQAIYFGQPQAPLYFADEHGLQFEAAFPISVADYFKFVLQTKALSSARQAYLQAPSPPLQEWSKKDWTNLAKKHQFKQLVFEQEFPLAGQAGSDCSTIKSAAMRQRAEQSPAITEEEWQQIVLAHQDFLRAGGAGGQWKMMQLMGQVFGAYQLGRELQKGQQAILDMRRLAPELDLEELQMPYASFCGAWLKYLNFSEAQLQFSLFTDAMLEKAIFAEAQLAGSDFSRACLRGASFLNANLQGADFELADLRGADFRGAILTDARFPGAQLEGVLR, from the coding sequence ATGTCACAGTTTGAACAATTTAGGCGTTTGGCCCAAGAAATAAAGGCAGAACCCGCTTTAAGCCTCCTTAGCTTTGAATGCTTCGAGCCCGTCGATCCCTCAAAATTGACTCAATTAGAAACCGAAAAGGGCCTTAACCTCCCGCCCGAACTCAAAGCTTTTTATCTGCAAAGCAATGGCCTGCAATTGCGCTGGGCCTTTAAAAATAATCACTTGGCTGGCCCAAAAGGCCTACAAGCCTGGAATTACCCCCAACAAGCTTTTCGAGAAGAAGAAGGTAGTTTCTTTTTATTGCCCCTAGAACAACTGTTGGCCCCCAGCCCTTACCTCAAAGAACTCTTGCGTCCCCAAGAAGTTATTCAGTTTGCTGGTCAAGCCATCTCTCTAGCCGATTTTTACGGCCAAATGTACCCCCTAGACGCCTTTTCCTCTTATTGTATACAGGCCATTTATTTCGGCCAACCCCAAGCCCCTCTCTATTTTGCCGATGAGCATGGACTGCAGTTTGAAGCCGCTTTTCCCATTTCTGTAGCCGATTATTTTAAGTTCGTTTTGCAAACAAAGGCCCTATCTAGCGCCCGTCAAGCCTATTTGCAGGCCCCCAGCCCGCCCCTCCAAGAATGGAGCAAAAAAGACTGGACCAATTTGGCTAAAAAACACCAATTCAAACAGCTGGTCTTTGAACAAGAATTTCCCTTAGCTGGACAAGCTGGCAGCGATTGCTCTACAATCAAAAGCGCCGCTATGCGCCAAAGAGCCGAACAATCTCCAGCCATTACCGAAGAGGAATGGCAGCAAATTGTCTTGGCCCATCAAGATTTTTTGCGAGCCGGCGGAGCAGGCGGCCAATGGAAAATGATGCAACTGATGGGGCAGGTTTTTGGCGCCTACCAACTGGGCCGAGAACTCCAGAAAGGCCAACAAGCTATTCTAGATATGCGCCGACTCGCTCCCGAGCTAGACCTAGAAGAACTGCAAATGCCCTATGCCTCTTTTTGCGGCGCCTGGCTCAAATACCTCAATTTTAGCGAAGCCCAATTACAGTTTTCGCTCTTTACCGACGCTATGCTGGAAAAAGCCATATTTGCCGAGGCCCAACTGGCCGGTAGCGATTTTTCCCGGGCTTGCCTCCGCGGCGCTAGCTTCCTCAATGCCAATTTACAAGGGGCCGATTTTGAACTGGCCGACCTCCGTGGGGCCGATTTCCGTGGCGCCATCCTAACCGATGCCCGCTTTCCCGGCGCCCAACTAGAAGGGGTCCTCCGCTGA
- a CDS encoding porin, producing the protein MKTLLRLIVLLLIMSSSTQLWSQEVDHSYKPLKLNLNEDGSKYIRFITWHQVWGTAQTNSQDQVEVDLMLRRSRFLAYAQISPRFLILTHFGLNSLTAANMHPVGQATTASLFLHDAWAEYKVYKDYLSMGAGLHYWNGISRLTNQSTLNMLTIDAPRFNWPTIGTSDQFARHLGVYAKGKIDRLDYRLAVNQALVNNLDQAIAPDTAQATYLNDGGYVYSGYLNYQFLDKESNKLPFMVGSYLGKKKVFNIGAGFNLHPKGTSSLDTQGDTISHNVSLFGVDAFYDAPLGEGKGAITAYGVYYRYNFGPNYRLAGASDVVGTGNIFYVQTGYLLPEFSSLGRLQFYLAGSYRQFEAFEEAANGVTVGANWFIQGHHAKISLEYQSNKAAATGAERKGLVRMQAAVFL; encoded by the coding sequence ATGAAAACCTTATTACGCTTAATTGTACTGCTGTTAATTATGAGCAGTTCCACGCAATTGTGGTCTCAGGAAGTAGATCATAGTTACAAGCCATTAAAATTGAATTTGAACGAGGATGGCAGCAAATACATTCGCTTCATTACTTGGCATCAGGTCTGGGGAACGGCCCAAACCAATAGTCAGGACCAGGTCGAAGTAGATTTGATGTTGCGTCGTTCTCGGTTTTTGGCCTATGCGCAGATTTCGCCTCGCTTTTTGATCTTGACGCATTTTGGATTGAACAGTTTGACGGCGGCCAATATGCACCCTGTGGGCCAGGCTACTACAGCCAGTTTATTTTTGCATGACGCCTGGGCTGAGTACAAGGTCTACAAGGATTATCTATCGATGGGAGCGGGCCTACACTATTGGAATGGAATTTCTCGCCTGACTAACCAGAGCACCTTGAATATGTTGACGATAGATGCGCCTCGTTTCAATTGGCCGACAATTGGGACTTCGGATCAGTTTGCTCGGCACTTGGGCGTTTATGCTAAAGGAAAAATTGATCGCTTGGATTATCGTTTGGCGGTGAATCAGGCGCTAGTCAATAATTTGGACCAGGCAATTGCTCCAGATACGGCTCAAGCGACCTACCTCAATGATGGGGGTTATGTGTATTCGGGTTATCTCAACTATCAGTTTTTGGACAAAGAGTCGAATAAGTTGCCCTTTATGGTGGGTTCTTATTTGGGGAAAAAGAAGGTCTTTAATATTGGGGCAGGCTTTAATTTGCACCCCAAAGGGACCAGTAGTTTAGATACGCAAGGCGACACCATTTCTCATAATGTTTCTCTTTTTGGTGTAGATGCCTTTTATGATGCTCCGCTAGGAGAGGGCAAGGGAGCGATTACGGCCTATGGGGTATATTATCGCTATAATTTTGGACCAAATTATCGTCTAGCGGGCGCTAGTGATGTGGTCGGAACGGGAAATATCTTCTATGTACAGACGGGTTACCTATTGCCTGAATTTAGCTCTTTGGGTCGTCTGCAATTTTACTTGGCGGGTTCTTATCGCCAGTTTGAAGCCTTTGAAGAGGCGGCCAATGGGGTAACCGTTGGAGCCAATTGGTTTATTCAAGGCCATCATGCAAAAATCTCATTAGAATATCAATCAAATAAAGCAGCAGCTACGGGGGCTGAGCGTAAGGGCTTAGTTCGTATGCAAGCCGCTGTATTCCTCTAA